The proteins below are encoded in one region of Bacillus vallismortis:
- the thrR gene encoding transcriptional regulator ThrR, whose product MKEETFYLVREDVLPDAMRKTLEVKKLLDRKKADSVADAVQKVDLSRSAFYKYRDAVFPFYTMVKEQIITLFFHLEDRSGALSQLLQAVADSGSNVLSIHQTIPLQGRANVTLSISTSAMEEDIHTLMNKLRKFDFVEKVEILGSGA is encoded by the coding sequence ATGAAAGAGGAGACATTTTATCTTGTCCGTGAAGATGTATTGCCCGATGCGATGAGAAAGACATTGGAAGTCAAAAAGCTGCTTGATCGAAAAAAAGCAGATTCAGTGGCAGACGCCGTTCAGAAGGTGGATTTAAGCAGAAGTGCGTTTTATAAATACAGAGATGCTGTTTTTCCATTTTATACGATGGTTAAAGAGCAAATTATCACACTTTTCTTTCATTTAGAGGATAGGTCGGGCGCGTTATCTCAGCTCCTGCAGGCGGTAGCCGATTCTGGAAGCAACGTTCTTTCCATTCACCAGACCATACCGCTTCAAGGCAGGGCGAATGTGACACTGTCTATCAGTACATCTGCAATGGAAGAGGACATTCATACGTTAATGAATAAACTCAGAAAGTTTGATTTTGTAGAAAAGGTTGAAATATTAGGTTCAGGTGCATAA
- the pheA gene encoding prephenate dehydratase translates to MKVGYLGPAATFTHLAVSSCFQNGAEHVAYRTIPECIDAAVAGEVDFAFVPLENALEGSVNVTIDYLIHEKPLPIVGEMTLPIHQHLLVHPSREDAWKELDKIYSHSHAIAQCHKFLHSQLPSIPYEYANSTGAAAKFVSDHPELNIGVIANDMAASTYELKIVKRDIQDYRDNHTRFVILSPDANISFEVNSKLSSRPKTTLMVMLPEDESGALHRVLSAFSWRNLNLSKIESRPTKTGLGHYFFIIDIEKAFDDVLIPGAMQELEALGCNVKLLGAYQSYQ, encoded by the coding sequence ATGAAAGTCGGTTATTTAGGTCCAGCAGCAACATTCACACATTTAGCAGTCAGTTCTTGTTTTCAAAACGGCGCCGAACACGTTGCTTACCGCACAATACCTGAGTGTATCGATGCGGCAGTTGCAGGTGAAGTTGATTTTGCTTTTGTTCCTTTAGAGAATGCATTAGAAGGATCGGTAAATGTAACGATAGACTATTTAATACATGAAAAGCCCTTGCCAATCGTAGGGGAAATGACGTTGCCAATTCATCAGCACTTGCTCGTCCACCCTTCAAGAGAGGATGCATGGAAAGAGCTCGACAAAATTTATTCGCACTCACACGCGATTGCGCAATGCCATAAATTCCTCCATTCTCAATTACCTTCCATTCCGTATGAATATGCCAATTCAACCGGAGCGGCAGCAAAATTTGTCAGTGATCATCCTGAGCTGAATATCGGGGTCATTGCCAATGACATGGCAGCTTCTACATACGAATTAAAAATTGTCAAACGAGATATACAGGATTACAGGGATAATCATACGAGATTTGTTATCCTGTCTCCTGATGCGAACATATCATTTGAAGTGAATTCAAAACTGAGTTCAAGACCTAAAACGACCCTCATGGTCATGCTTCCGGAGGATGAGTCCGGGGCGCTCCATAGAGTGCTGTCTGCATTTTCTTGGAGAAACTTAAATTTGTCAAAAATTGAGTCGCGTCCGACAAAAACCGGATTAGGCCATTATTTCTTTATTATTGATATAGAAAAAGCGTTTGATGATGTATTGATTCCAGGTGCCATGCAAGAGCTCGAAGCGCTTGGCTGCAACGTGAAGCTTCTTGGTGCATATCAGTCTTACCAATGA
- a CDS encoding transcription repressor NadR: MTEELKLMGANRRNQLLLWLKESTSPLTGGELAKKANVSRQVIVQDISLLKAKNEPIIATSQGYVYMDAAAQQHQQTERIIACLHGPERTEEELQIIVDEGVTVKDVKIEHPVYGDLTAAIQVGTRKEVSHFIKKINSTNAAYLSQLTDGVHLHTLTAPDEYRIHQACQALEEAGILIKD, translated from the coding sequence TTGACCGAAGAATTAAAGCTCATGGGCGCCAACAGGCGTAACCAGCTTCTTCTGTGGCTGAAGGAATCCACATCACCGCTAACAGGAGGAGAACTCGCCAAAAAAGCGAATGTTTCAAGACAGGTAATTGTTCAGGATATATCGCTCTTGAAAGCGAAAAATGAACCGATTATCGCTACAAGCCAAGGATATGTGTATATGGATGCAGCCGCTCAGCAGCACCAGCAGACAGAAAGAATTATCGCTTGTCTGCACGGCCCTGAACGGACAGAAGAGGAACTGCAGATCATCGTGGACGAAGGTGTTACCGTAAAAGACGTAAAAATTGAACATCCCGTCTACGGAGATTTAACGGCAGCCATCCAAGTAGGGACCCGGAAAGAAGTAAGCCATTTCATCAAAAAAATCAATTCTACGAATGCCGCCTATTTATCACAGCTGACTGATGGCGTGCATCTTCATACACTGACAGCACCCGATGAATACCGCATCCATCAAGCCTGCCAAGCACTTGAGGAAGCCGGCATTTTAATTAAAGACTAA
- a CDS encoding IscS subfamily cysteine desulfurase, whose amino-acid sequence MIYLDYAATTPICEEALHVYQKLSMDMYGNASSLHDAGGRAKHILEYCREKIADIIGGEASGIYFTSGGTESNFLAIQSLLNGLPKSKRHFITSAMEHQSLHNCAGFLEQHGFDVTIIEPNEYGLITEEILAAHIRPETGLVSIQHANSETGIIQPIQRLSSFLHKRDILLHCDAVQTFGKIPIHTDQLGVDALSMSSHKVHGPKGVGAVYIRPGVPWKPVYPITAHEQGFRAGTVNVPGIGAFTAAAELIVSEMDKQLSRNKALRTYFLDQISIRSLPVTLAADTSQTECLPHIVGCLFHSFEGQYVMLECNRNNICISTGSACSAGYHGPSEAMKALRKTEQEALQFIRISFGRHTTAEQLDQLLHTFTLLWEQKKGEFDIDRRIKAHGRQQA is encoded by the coding sequence ATGATTTATTTAGATTATGCAGCGACAACGCCTATTTGTGAGGAAGCCCTTCACGTCTATCAGAAGCTTAGTATGGATATGTACGGCAATGCCAGCAGCCTGCATGACGCAGGTGGAAGAGCAAAACACATATTGGAGTACTGCCGCGAAAAAATCGCTGACATCATTGGCGGAGAAGCAAGCGGCATCTATTTTACAAGCGGCGGCACTGAGTCCAATTTTCTAGCCATTCAATCATTGCTAAACGGACTGCCAAAATCCAAAAGACATTTCATTACGTCTGCCATGGAACATCAATCCCTGCACAATTGTGCCGGATTTCTGGAACAGCATGGATTCGATGTAACCATCATTGAACCGAATGAATACGGGCTTATTACCGAGGAAATATTAGCAGCCCATATCCGCCCGGAAACAGGTCTGGTATCTATTCAGCATGCCAACTCTGAAACCGGGATTATTCAGCCCATTCAGCGTCTGTCTTCCTTTCTGCACAAAAGGGATATTCTTCTCCATTGCGACGCTGTGCAAACGTTTGGAAAAATCCCAATTCATACAGACCAACTAGGGGTGGATGCACTCTCAATGTCCAGCCATAAAGTCCACGGGCCTAAAGGAGTAGGTGCGGTCTACATTCGGCCAGGTGTGCCTTGGAAACCCGTCTATCCTATTACCGCGCACGAACAAGGATTCAGGGCCGGCACGGTGAATGTTCCCGGGATCGGAGCCTTCACTGCCGCTGCGGAGTTAATTGTAAGTGAAATGGATAAACAGTTATCCCGCAATAAGGCATTAAGAACATACTTTTTAGACCAAATCAGCATTCGGTCTCTCCCTGTAACCCTTGCGGCTGACACTTCACAAACGGAATGTCTTCCCCATATTGTCGGGTGTTTATTTCACTCATTTGAAGGACAATATGTTATGTTAGAATGTAATCGGAATAATATTTGCATTTCAACGGGCAGCGCTTGTTCCGCCGGTTATCACGGACCATCTGAAGCAATGAAAGCATTAAGAAAAACAGAACAAGAAGCCCTGCAATTTATCCGCATCTCTTTTGGAAGGCATACAACGGCTGAACAACTGGATCAGTTGTTACATACGTTTACATTGCTTTGGGAACAAAAGAAAGGAGAATTTGATATTGACCGAAGAATTAAAGCTCATGGGCGCCAACAGGCGTAA
- the nadB gene encoding L-aspartate oxidase yields the protein MSKKTVAVIGSGVAALSLASAFPPSYEVTVITKKSVKNSNSVYAQGGIAAAYAELDSIEAHLEDTLYAGCGHNDLAIAADVLHDGKWIIQNLLEREFPFDRNDQGDVCLGREGAHSHNRIFHAGGDATGRLLVEYLLKQVNSKIELIEHETAADLLIDHGRCIGVMTKDSQGRIKVRHADEVVLAAGGCGSLFLHHTNDPSVTGDGLSLAYRAGAELTDLEFVQFHPTLLVKNGVSYGLVSEAVRGEGGCLVDEHGRRVMVERHPLGDLAPRDIVSRVIHEEMAKGNSVYIDCSAISDFEARFPTITAICEKAGVDIKSGKIPVAPGMHFLMGGVLVNQWGETTVPGLYAVGETSCTGLHGANRLASNSLLEALVFGKRAAEHMMQKPAYYSRYQSAPQTIVYRVPNTEMYELQSRMTNHMSILREQSSLVELSNWLHMLPYQEVNVKDITISQLELSHLWQVAKLMTSSALLREESRGAHFRTDFPHSDERWQGRQIVHTKTGTKIRKNEGIWKNESFTAEKNAESLFS from the coding sequence ATGTCTAAAAAGACGGTTGCAGTCATCGGTTCAGGGGTTGCGGCGCTTTCCTTAGCGTCAGCTTTTCCGCCCTCATACGAAGTGACTGTCATCACAAAAAAAAGCGTCAAAAACAGCAATTCAGTCTATGCACAAGGCGGAATTGCTGCGGCTTATGCAGAGCTTGATTCAATTGAAGCCCATCTGGAGGATACGTTGTATGCCGGGTGCGGGCATAACGATCTAGCTATTGCAGCAGACGTTTTACATGATGGGAAATGGATCATTCAAAACTTATTGGAAAGAGAATTTCCATTCGACCGCAACGATCAAGGCGATGTATGTCTTGGCAGAGAAGGAGCCCACTCGCACAACCGCATTTTTCATGCAGGGGGAGACGCAACAGGCAGGCTGCTTGTCGAGTATTTGCTGAAACAGGTCAACAGCAAAATCGAGTTAATCGAGCATGAAACGGCGGCAGATTTGCTAATTGATCACGGACGCTGTATCGGCGTCATGACAAAAGACAGCCAAGGGCGGATCAAGGTAAGGCATGCGGATGAAGTGGTGCTGGCGGCCGGCGGATGCGGGAGCCTATTTCTTCACCATACAAACGATCCATCTGTCACAGGTGACGGTCTTTCACTGGCTTATCGGGCCGGAGCGGAATTAACTGATTTAGAGTTTGTTCAATTTCACCCGACACTGCTTGTGAAAAACGGTGTTTCCTACGGGCTTGTTTCTGAAGCTGTAAGAGGGGAAGGAGGATGTTTAGTTGATGAACACGGCCGCCGGGTTATGGTTGAACGGCATCCTTTAGGTGACCTGGCTCCAAGGGACATCGTCTCACGGGTAATTCATGAAGAAATGGCAAAAGGAAACAGCGTTTATATCGACTGCAGCGCGATTTCTGATTTCGAAGCGCGTTTCCCTACCATCACCGCTATTTGTGAAAAAGCAGGGGTTGATATAAAAAGCGGAAAAATACCTGTTGCCCCGGGAATGCATTTCTTGATGGGAGGTGTTTTAGTTAATCAATGGGGGGAAACGACAGTCCCGGGGCTTTATGCAGTTGGTGAGACCTCATGCACCGGTTTACACGGAGCAAACCGGCTTGCGAGCAATTCCTTATTAGAGGCCCTGGTGTTTGGAAAAAGGGCAGCAGAGCATATGATGCAAAAACCGGCTTATTACAGCCGATATCAATCTGCTCCACAAACTATAGTATACAGGGTGCCGAATACAGAGATGTATGAATTGCAAAGCAGAATGACAAACCACATGTCCATCTTGCGGGAACAAAGCAGTTTGGTTGAGCTAAGCAACTGGCTTCATATGCTGCCTTATCAGGAAGTGAATGTGAAGGATATCACAATATCTCAGCTGGAGCTTTCTCATTTATGGCAGGTTGCAAAACTAATGACATCGTCCGCGCTTTTGAGGGAGGAAAGCAGAGGGGCCCACTTTCGCACCGACTTTCCCCACTCTGATGAGCGCTGGCAGGGAAGACAAATTGTCCATACAAAAACCGGAACAAAGATTAGAAAAAACGAGGGGATTTGGAAAAATGAATCATTTACAGCTGAAAAAAATGCTGAATCACTTTTTTCTTGA
- the nadC gene encoding carboxylating nicotinate-nucleotide diphosphorylase, which yields MNHLQLKKMLNHFFLEDIGMGDLTSQSIFGEQSCEAKIVAKSDGIFAGAAVIKEGFMLLDEDVQTRLHKTDGDILRKGEVIAVLRGPAAALLSGERVVLNLIQRLSGIATMTGEAVRRLDDEQIEICDTRKTTPGLRMLEKYAVKAGGGSNHRFGLYDGIMIKDNHIAACGSITEACQKARRAAGHMVKIEVEIETEEQLREAIDAGADVIMFDNCPPETVRHFATLTPDHIKIEASGGITLETLAAFKGTGVDYISLGFLTHSVKSLDISMDVTLSNESVEECHYVNS from the coding sequence ATGAATCATTTACAGCTGAAAAAAATGCTGAATCACTTTTTTCTTGAGGATATAGGGATGGGGGATCTTACATCGCAGTCTATATTTGGAGAACAGAGCTGTGAAGCAAAGATTGTTGCAAAGTCAGATGGCATCTTTGCGGGAGCTGCCGTGATAAAAGAAGGCTTTATGTTATTAGACGAAGATGTTCAAACCCGTTTACATAAAACAGATGGAGACATTTTGCGAAAAGGTGAAGTGATTGCCGTGTTACGCGGTCCGGCAGCTGCGCTTCTATCAGGAGAGCGGGTCGTATTAAATCTTATTCAGAGGCTTTCTGGAATTGCGACAATGACAGGGGAGGCTGTGCGGCGGCTGGATGATGAACAGATTGAAATTTGTGACACGAGAAAAACAACACCGGGGTTGAGAATGCTGGAGAAATACGCTGTCAAAGCCGGCGGCGGGTCTAATCATCGGTTCGGTTTATATGACGGCATCATGATCAAAGATAATCATATTGCGGCCTGCGGCTCTATTACAGAGGCGTGCCAAAAAGCGCGCCGAGCCGCTGGGCATATGGTGAAAATCGAAGTGGAAATTGAAACGGAGGAACAGCTGCGGGAAGCAATAGATGCAGGAGCAGATGTTATTATGTTTGACAACTGTCCGCCAGAGACGGTCCGCCATTTCGCAACTCTTACACCCGACCATATCAAAATTGAAGCTTCAGGAGGGATTACGTTAGAAACTTTGGCTGCTTTTAAAGGGACGGGTGTGGATTATATATCATTAGGGTTTCTGACGCATTCGGTCAAGAGTTTAGATATCAGCATGGATGTCACATTATCAAATGAATCTGTGGAGGAATGCCATTATGTCAATTCTTGA
- the nadA gene encoding quinolinate synthase NadA, giving the protein MSILDVIKQSNDMMPEGYKGMSRKDMETRVAAIKKKFGSRLFIPGHHYQKDEVIKFADQTGDSLQLAQIAEKNKDADYIVFCGVHFMAETADMLTGAEQTVILPDMRAGCSMADMADMQQTNRAWEKLQHTFGDTIIPLTYVNSTAEIKAFVGKHGGATVTSSNAKKVLEWAFTQKKRILFLPDQHLGRNTAYDLGIRLEDMAVWDPIKEELVTESEHKNVKVVLWKGHCSVHEKFTVKNIHDVKERDPDIRVIVHPECSHEVVTLSDDSGSTKYIIDTINQASAGSKWAIGTEMNLVQRIIHEHPDKQIESLNPDMCPCLTMNRIDLPHLLWSLEQIEKGDPSGVIKVPKAIQQDALLALNRMLSIT; this is encoded by the coding sequence ATGTCAATTCTTGATGTGATAAAACAATCGAATGATATGATGCCTGAAGGTTACAAAGGAATGTCGAGAAAAGATATGGAAACTCGTGTTGCCGCCATTAAGAAAAAGTTCGGCAGCAGGCTCTTTATACCGGGCCATCATTATCAAAAAGATGAAGTGATAAAATTTGCTGATCAAACAGGCGATTCCCTTCAACTGGCTCAAATCGCCGAAAAAAATAAAGATGCGGATTATATTGTATTTTGCGGTGTGCACTTTATGGCAGAGACCGCTGATATGCTGACAGGCGCGGAACAAACGGTTATCCTGCCCGATATGAGAGCAGGGTGTTCCATGGCTGACATGGCTGACATGCAGCAGACCAATAGGGCGTGGGAGAAGCTTCAGCATACTTTCGGAGATACGATCATACCTTTAACGTATGTAAACTCCACTGCGGAGATCAAGGCTTTCGTCGGTAAGCATGGCGGGGCGACCGTGACTTCTTCAAATGCGAAAAAAGTGCTTGAATGGGCGTTTACACAGAAAAAACGAATTTTATTTTTGCCTGATCAGCATTTAGGGAGAAATACGGCTTATGATCTAGGCATTAGGCTTGAAGATATGGCTGTGTGGGATCCGATAAAAGAAGAATTAGTTACCGAATCTGAGCATAAGAATGTGAAAGTGGTTTTGTGGAAAGGGCATTGCTCAGTTCACGAAAAATTCACCGTGAAAAATATCCATGATGTGAAAGAGCGAGATCCTGACATTCGGGTCATTGTACACCCGGAATGCTCACATGAAGTCGTAACGCTAAGTGACGACAGCGGTTCAACAAAATATATTATCGATACAATCAACCAGGCTTCGGCGGGAAGCAAGTGGGCAATCGGAACAGAGATGAATCTTGTCCAGAGGATCATTCACGAGCACCCTGATAAACAAATCGAATCACTTAACCCTGACATGTGCCCGTGTCTGACAATGAATCGAATCGATTTGCCGCATTTGCTATGGTCTTTGGAACAAATAGAAAAAGGAGATCCGTCAGGCGTGATCAAGGTGCCGAAAGCCATTCAGCAAGATGCCCTCCTTGCCCTGAACCGTATGCTTTCAATTACGTAG
- the safA gene encoding spore coat assembly protein SafA, which yields MKIHIVQKGDSLWKIAEKYGVDIEEVKKLNTQLSNPDLIMPGMKIKVPSEAVPVRKEPLAGKSPASAGSMKQEHPYAKEKPKSVVDVEDTKPKEKESVPYVPPMPNLQENVYPEADVNDYYDMKQLFQPWSPPKPEEPKKHHDGNMDHMHHMQDQFPQQEAMSNMENANYPNMPNMPKAPEVGGMEEENIHHTVPNMPGPAVQPYYHYPAHCVPCPVPISPVLPGSGLCYPYYPAHAYPMVQPYGYQPSFVSPQYDPGQFENQHHENSHHGHYGSYGAPQYASPAYGSPYGQMPYGPYYGSPQVMGAYQPSAVPGYMPYNDPDDCGCDDNHQPYFSAPGYSGAYGNPYMPYGAANPNPNPYADGASMPMANQPSVNQMFGRPEEENE from the coding sequence TTGAAAATCCATATCGTTCAAAAAGGCGATTCGCTCTGGAAAATAGCTGAAAAATACGGAGTTGATATTGAGGAAGTGAAAAAACTCAATACGCAGCTTAGCAATCCAGACTTAATCATGCCTGGAATGAAAATAAAAGTGCCGTCTGAAGCTGTACCGGTCAGAAAAGAGCCATTAGCAGGCAAAAGTCCGGCTTCGGCCGGGAGTATGAAGCAAGAACATCCATATGCGAAAGAAAAGCCTAAGTCCGTTGTTGACGTAGAAGACACAAAGCCGAAAGAAAAGGAGTCTGTGCCGTATGTCCCGCCGATGCCTAATTTGCAGGAAAATGTATATCCTGAGGCTGATGTGAACGATTACTATGATATGAAACAGCTTTTCCAGCCGTGGTCGCCTCCTAAACCGGAGGAGCCGAAAAAACATCATGACGGAAATATGGATCATATGCATCACATGCAAGATCAATTTCCACAACAGGAGGCTATGAGTAATATGGAAAATGCAAATTATCCAAATATGCCCAATATGCCAAAGGCGCCAGAGGTAGGCGGTATGGAAGAAGAAAATATTCATCACACAGTTCCGAATATGCCGGGGCCGGCTGTTCAGCCTTATTATCATTATCCGGCTCACTGCGTTCCATGTCCGGTCCCTATTTCACCAGTCCTTCCGGGATCAGGATTATGCTATCCGTACTATCCGGCACATGCTTATCCAATGGTTCAGCCTTATGGATACCAGCCAAGCTTTGTATCGCCTCAGTATGATCCGGGCCAATTTGAAAACCAGCATCATGAAAACAGCCATCACGGACATTACGGTTCATACGGAGCGCCTCAATATGCATCTCCGGCTTATGGATCTCCGTATGGACAAATGCCGTATGGCCCTTATTATGGGAGTCCTCAAGTGATGGGAGCATACCAGCCGTCTGCGGTTCCTGGCTACATGCCGTACAATGATCCCGACGATTGCGGCTGTGACGATAATCATCAGCCATATTTCTCCGCACCTGGCTATTCGGGAGCTTATGGAAACCCTTATATGCCGTATGGCGCAGCTAATCCAAACCCAAATCCCTATGCGGACGGAGCTTCTATGCCAATGGCGAATCAGCCTTCTGTCAACCAAATGTTTGGCCGGCCGGAAGAAGAAAATGAGTGA
- a CDS encoding YhcN/YlaJ family sporulation lipoprotein — MGKKMTIASLILMTAGLTACGANDNAQNDTRNNGNTRPIGYYTNENDADRQGEGIDNDGPVTELMEDQNDGNRNTTNVNNRNGVTADDRVPLATDGTNNYTNNRNMNRNATNNGYENQENRRLAAKIANRVKQVKNVIDTQVMVTDDKVVVAVRSHREFTQSDRNNVTKAARNYANGRDVQVSTDKGLFRKLHKMNTR; from the coding sequence TTGGGTAAAAAAATGACGATCGCGAGCTTGATTCTAATGACAGCCGGCTTAACAGCATGCGGAGCAAACGATAATGCTCAGAATGATACGCGCAATAACGGCAATACCCGTCCAATTGGATATTATACAAATGAAAATGATGCTGACAGACAGGGAGAAGGAATCGATAACGATGGTCCTGTTACAGAATTAATGGAGGACCAGAACGACGGTAACCGAAACACGACTAATGTGAATAACCGTAACGGTGTTACTGCTGATGATCGTGTTCCCTTGGCAACTGACGGAACAAATAACTACACAAATAACAGAAACATGAATCGAAATGCGACAAACAACGGATATGAAAACCAGGAAAACAGAAGACTGGCTGCAAAAATTGCCAACCGGGTGAAACAAGTCAAAAACGTCATTGACACCCAAGTAATGGTAACGGATGACAAAGTGGTTGTCGCAGTCAGAAGCCACAGAGAGTTCACTCAGTCCGACAGGAATAATGTTACAAAAGCCGCACGCAACTATGCGAATGGCCGTGACGTTCAAGTGTCGACAGATAAAGGGCTGTTCAGAAAGCTGCACAAAATGAACACCCGCTAG
- a CDS encoding YebC/PmpR family DNA-binding transcriptional regulator → MAGHSKWKNIQKRKNAQDAKRGKIFMKLAKDIYVAAREGGADPETNSALRLVIEKAKGANMPNENIDRAIQKAAGNQDGSSYEEITYEGYGPSGVAVMVECVTDNKNRTASNVRTAFHKNGGSLGENGCVSFLFERKGFMTIDRAEHQIDEDELMLDVLEAGGEELQTEEDHYVVLTQPERFEGVKTALESNYPISSAEVTMLPKTYAEADDQAVEKLEKLIDILEDDDDVQEVYTNWRS, encoded by the coding sequence ATGGCTGGCCATTCCAAGTGGAAAAACATACAAAAAAGGAAAAATGCGCAGGATGCAAAGCGCGGGAAAATATTTATGAAGCTTGCGAAAGACATCTATGTGGCAGCGAGAGAAGGGGGAGCTGATCCTGAAACAAATTCAGCATTGCGTCTTGTCATCGAAAAAGCAAAAGGCGCCAATATGCCAAATGAAAATATAGACCGAGCCATTCAAAAAGCCGCGGGGAACCAAGACGGAAGCAGCTATGAGGAAATCACCTATGAGGGCTACGGCCCATCCGGGGTTGCCGTCATGGTTGAATGTGTTACAGATAACAAAAACCGAACAGCCTCAAATGTGCGGACGGCGTTTCATAAAAACGGCGGAAGTTTGGGGGAAAACGGATGTGTGTCCTTTTTATTTGAACGGAAGGGATTTATGACGATTGACCGTGCAGAACATCAAATAGATGAAGATGAGCTCATGCTTGATGTGCTGGAAGCAGGTGGAGAAGAGCTGCAGACAGAAGAAGATCATTATGTGGTATTAACGCAGCCCGAGCGTTTTGAAGGCGTAAAAACAGCTCTCGAATCGAACTATCCAATTTCTTCGGCAGAGGTGACCATGCTTCCGAAAACTTATGCGGAAGCCGATGATCAGGCTGTTGAGAAACTGGAAAAATTGATCGACATCCTTGAAGATGACGATGATGTTCAAGAAGTATATACAAATTGGCGCTCATAA
- a CDS encoding phosphotransferase: protein MLTKAEALAHSVIYRKNSRFDKVKEKSEELTLIGKGRSAYVFALTEGNRNMALKVFFPEYQATAIKEAAIYEKLAGSAFYPDIYETGDSFILMEYIKGETFYNCLKKGIAINDDMIQQVEEALSDARAAGLNPSDIHLRNLILTETGTVRVIDVARFEQTKTCTQWDDLKSAYHALYKKPIFPKKIPGFWLEIIAFLYKKDWFQKHFAQRKRKYS from the coding sequence ATGCTGACAAAAGCAGAGGCACTGGCCCATTCAGTCATATACCGCAAGAACAGCAGATTTGATAAAGTCAAAGAAAAGTCTGAAGAATTAACACTAATCGGCAAGGGAAGAAGCGCCTATGTATTTGCCTTAACAGAAGGCAATCGAAACATGGCGCTGAAAGTATTTTTTCCAGAGTATCAGGCGACAGCCATCAAAGAAGCCGCGATCTATGAAAAATTAGCCGGGTCCGCATTCTACCCTGACATTTACGAAACTGGTGATTCATTTATTCTCATGGAATATATAAAAGGTGAAACCTTTTATAACTGTTTGAAGAAAGGCATTGCGATCAATGACGACATGATTCAGCAGGTTGAAGAAGCACTGTCTGACGCCCGGGCAGCCGGTCTGAATCCGTCAGACATTCATTTGCGGAATTTGATATTGACAGAAACCGGCACAGTGCGGGTGATTGATGTTGCAAGATTCGAACAGACCAAAACGTGTACGCAGTGGGACGATTTAAAATCAGCGTACCATGCGCTCTACAAAAAACCGATATTCCCCAAAAAGATTCCGGGTTTTTGGCTGGAAATTATCGCATTTTTATATAAAAAAGATTGGTTTCAAAAGCATTTCGCACAGCGGAAAAGAAAATATTCTTAA